One part of the Lepeophtheirus salmonis chromosome 14, UVic_Lsal_1.4, whole genome shotgun sequence genome encodes these proteins:
- the LOC121129618 gene encoding betaine--homocysteine S-methyltransferase 1 yields the protein MPEKKGLLERLAEGPVIGDGGFVFALEKRGYVKAGPWTPECLLENPEAVLQLHREFAAAGADIVQALTFYGSDDKLENRGNDAKNKFTGRSLNAKAAELAKKVAGESGALTLGGVCQCPSYLSGKSKEEVQEEFRKQVNVFVEEDLDFVLAEYFEHIEEMEWAIEVLKESNKPVAASMCIGPEGDLHGVSSGECAVRMVKAGANVVGINCHFDPFICLEGMKLMKQALLEADLLNKVHLMVQPLAYHTPDAGKQGFIDLPEFPFALESRICTRFDMHRYAREAYELGIRYIGGCCGFEPYHIRALSEELVNERKGKLGQASQKHLPWGGGLKMHTKPWVRARADKKYWENLNPASGRAFSSSFSKPDAWGITKGSKELEQQKEATSDAQINELIGKAKRNL from the exons atgccTGAGAAAAAG GGACTTTTAGAAAGACTGGCTGAGGGACCAGTCATTGGGGATGGAGGTTTCGTATTTGCACTTGAGAAAAGAGGTTATGTTAAGGCTGGACCCTGGACTCCAGAATGTCTTCTTGAAAATCCAGAAGCTGTTCTTCAACTTCATCGTGAGTTTGCTGCCGCTGGAGCAGACATTGTACAAGCATTAACATTTTACGGCTCTGATGATAAACTTGAAAATAGAGGGAATGATGCTAAAAATAAGTTCACCGGAAGATCATTGAATGCAAAGGCTGCAGAATTAGCTAAAAAGGTAGCAGGGGAATCTGGTGCTCTCACTTTAGGAGGGGTATGCCAATGCCCCAGTTATTTATCCGGGAAATCAAAGGAAGAAGTTCAGGAGGAGTTTAGAAAGCAAGTCAATGTTTTTGTGGAAGAGGATTTGGATTTCGTTTTAGCTGAa tattttgaaCACATTGAAGAAATGGAATGGGCGATAGAGGTTTTAAAGGAATCAAATAAACCAGTGGCAGCCTCCATGTGCATTGGACCAGAAGGGGATCTTCACGGAGTATCTTCTGGTGAATGCGCAGTTCGAATGGTTAAAGCTGGAGCTAACGTGG TTGGCATAAACTGCCATTTCGATCCTTTTATCTGTCTTGAGGGGATGAAACTCATGAAGCAAGCATTGTTAGAAGCAGATCTTTTGAATAAAGTTCATCTCATGGTTCAACCATTGGCTTATCATACACCAGATGCTGGAAAGCAGGGTTTCATTGATCTACCAGAGTTCCCTTTTGCTCTAGAATCACGGATTTGTACACGATTTGATATGCATAGATATGCTCGTGAAGCCTATGAACTTGGAATACGATATATTGGAGGCTGCTGTGGCTTTGAACCATATCATATTCGTGCCTTAAGTGAGGAACTTGTGAATGAGCGAAAAGGAAAATTAGGTCAAGCATCTCAAAAACATTTACCATGGGGTGGTGGTCTGAAAATGCATACTAAGCCCTGGGTTCGAGCAAG AGCCGATAAAAAGTATTGGGAGAATTTAAACCCAGCGTCTGGAAGAGCATTTAGTTCTAGTTTCTCAAAACCAGATGCATGGGGTATTACCAAGGGCTCAAAAGAGCTTGAACAACAAAAAGAGGCCACATCTGATGCACAAATTAATGAGTTAATTGGAAAAGCAAAGAGAAATTTGTAA